A stretch of DNA from Endozoicomonas sp. 8E:
AGAAAGCGAGCAACAGCACCAGTACCTTTCCCAGCAGCCAAGGAATCAGGTATTGCAAGAGTAAGTTTGTTTACATCGTGATCATTCACCCCAAACCGATCTAACCGCCCAAGCCGTTGTAATGTATTTTCTGCTGTAGTTATTTCAGTCACCATATTGTCACAGCTAATATTAAGTGATGCCTGTACTATTGGGCCGCTTCGCAATACCTGATACATATGGCTACCTTCATTGCAGAATGAGTCATAGACTTCATCGAACAATCGCTGTTTATCACTCTTTTTAAATTTAGAGTGCAGTAAAATGGCATTTTCTTGATGCTGGTTGACAATAAAGCTTTTTTGTGCTGTGGTAGCTGTATTACTTATGACGAATGTATTGGAAATACAGGGTTGGTAAAGCGGATTACTGCTACCTTCCTGTGTCTCATCATAGTTCTTAAAGCAAAACTGATATAGGCTTGTGTTAAATGAAGGCATTACAACGACATCTTCCTGCCGGATACCCAAAATCTGGTCAAGATAAAAATAGTGGGGCGTTGCTGAAACTAGCAGGGTATTTGCATATTTTTGTTGGGAACGGCTTTTTAGCAGTTCTGCAAACAATAAGTTAAAGGCTGGCATATTTATGTATTCATGAAATTCATCAAATACCGTATGGGTGTTCAGATATTCAATAAATAAGTCTGCCTTAGTGTGGCTGATGATGCCTGCAAACAGCTGATCAATAGTAGTAATGACGATATCACCAGAAAGGTAAGCTCCTTCCGGTGTTGGGTGATCATAGGAGTTCAGGAATTTGAATTCGCCGGTATAAATCTCGATAGAAGCATCAGGCAAATACTGATTGCTTGACAGCTCCAGAAACAGCCCCTGACAGACTTGCACTCTGGGGCAAATCCAAAGGATCTTTTTGGTATTTCTCAGGTTGGCCCACTCCAGAGCAATTTTGGTTTTTCCGCATCCAGCCGCGCCTGAAAGAACCTGGACCTGACTTCCTTGTGCGAGTTGTGATGCTATTTTCGTCTGCTCTTGAGTACGACTACTGTTAGAAAAGCGGCTCAGGCAATCATCAATGTGCATACAGAGACCGTCATCTTTAAGCAAACGATCACCAACAAATTCAACAATGTCTTTATCATTAATCAGTTCATCCAACTCTTGTGCAGTCAGGGCAGAAACCCAGCGGTCAGCGGTAATAACACAGGAACGAACAATATTATTTGTGGCGTTAAAATGGATCTTACCGGAGTATTCTGAAAGCAGTTCACAATCATCGTATTCTTTATACGAAGGTACATTAATATCTTCAATCTCATGTATTCTTTCTAGATTGAGATCTGCCAAATAACATCTACTGAACCAGTCATTGTTTGATTTCTCATAACGCTGATCGATTTTGCTGACTACGTTCAGCATTGGAATTGCCTTTTCAACAATATCAACCCATGCCTGCCCCTTTAAATTTCGGTTCAGTTTTTTATAAATACTGCCATAGGTTTCAAAACCAGCCTCTTTACGGAACGGCTTGGCATGGTGCCAGTAGATGCTATGTCTGACTGATTTTTTATTTTGAGTATTGATTCCTTTAAGGTCGCTATGGTCTAAGAGCATGTAGAGCAAAGCTGATATTTCATTATGCCTTGGATGCTTTTCAAAACTGAAACGGGCTTCATCGATATGCTGTCCATCTTCAGCTATATATTTTTGATTTTTAGGCTTCACAACCCAAGACTGAAAACAGGGGTCAAGTTTTCCCATGTCATGAAAAGCGCCCGCCACAAATACGGCTCTTGCAAGCGCAGTATTTTCAGGAAATAGCTTTTGGCAAAGCATTTGAGCGGTATATGCGACTGCAAATAGGTGCTGATCTAGCCGTTGCAGTTTAGTATTTGCATAAAGCACACCCTTTACAGGCTTACTGGTAGGTATATCCATCGGAACCTCTTTTTCTGTGATATTGACGGGAACCCGCCCGTTATAGCTGAAACGATTTTTACTTCCAACCACCCAAACCAACTCACTACGCGACCGAGACCGAATCCAGTGGCAACTGACGGCAGTACTCTTAGTCGCTGTTTTCCGCAGCAGTTTTTTAACGGCGTTTAATCCTTCCTGAGTAATAATGGTTTGCCAGGTGTTGTCGCCAATTCGGTCTGCAAAAGCATCCAGAACCCGTCGTGTTTTTTTCAGGGCATTTTTTTCGCACTGGGAAACAAAGGTAACCATCATGGCTGCTTACTCCCAGTCATCTTTAAGGGCTATGGCTTTTACTTGATCAAACATAAAATCCAGGGCCTTATGATCAGTAAATGCCTGCAAACACTGTTGTCGGAACTCTTGCTCTGTAGCGCCTTCCTTTGCACAGACAAACGACCAGGGAAGAACCAGCGTATCCTTGATGAGATCAGCTATATCAAATACCAGAGCTCCCCGACGGGTTTTGCCATGCATCACTGCAAAGCCATGAGGGATACCTAATACCCAAAGTGTGGTTGCTGCCAGTCCGTAAGCCAGATAATTACCATGATTCAAAAATGTATTAGCCTGATCTTCTGCGCTGCGTTCACGAGTAAATGAACCATAACCGGTTTGCCGTGCTGCAAACTTATAAAGCGTCTTGGTCAGCCGAGCCTCTGCCTGTAGTAAATCATTGACTGTTAATACCTTGTTGATTGTGCTTTCAGTAGTCTCAAGCTCAGGCTTTATGCTATCAATGAGAAAGCCTTCATTTTTAAGATCTCTGTCTTTGCCCCAGATGGTTTTCATAAACTGAATTCTGGCGAGCTGCATTTGTTTGGCTGCTTGTAATCTTTTCTGCTCATCAAACCAGAACTGCATCCAGCCCTGCATGTATTCAGTGGGGCGATATTCACTTTGTGGCGTTAACCATTCCACCTCATTGGCCATCAACAGGGGAGTTCCACCTCCACCACAAAAGCCAATTAACACACCGGCAGAAGCCAGCATTCGAACAGCGGCCTGAGTAATAGAGGTCCCGTTGCCCAATAGCAGGCAAGTAGTGTTGGCAATGGGAATATTCCAGTAGTGGTTGTTATTTTTTGCTTCGGTAAGATAGAGCACCCGGCCATCTTTCTGCATGATCCGGCATTTTTCCAGATAATAGATATTGGCTCTTTTTGAATGCAGAATGGCCTTGAGATCTGTCAATACATCCATTGCACAACACTCCTTTTCTGAACCATGGCTCTCATTTAAATGCATCAAATTCAGATTTAAAAAAATAAGCAGGATGGTATGGCTGTCTTATTTCGTTCCTGGTACAGTCGGGAAGCTTCTTACTATGAATAGGGGGCTATCGTTGTATATTGCGATACAGTATGAGAAGAGAGGGCTTTCAAGCCCTCCAGAATCGGTCGATCAGATATCAATCACGTCAAAAGGCACCAGTGGATTAACATCCGCCTCATAATCAACACCTTCAACACCAAAACCAAAGAGTTTCAGGAACTCTTCCTTGTATTCAATGTAATCGGTCAGCTCGCTCAGGTTTTCGTTGGTCAGTGTCGGCCAGAGTGCCTGGCAGTGTGATTGGATGTCATCTCTCAGCTCCCAGTCATCCAGGCGCAGTCGGCTGGCGTCGTCCACTGCCGGAGCTTCGCCGTCTTTTCTGTAAAGGCGCTCACGGAACATTCGGCTGATCTGCTCAATACAACCTTCATGAACACCTTCTTCGCGCATCTTTTTGAAGACCATGGAGATATAGAGGGGCATTACAGGAATAGCGGAGCTGGCCTGGGTAACAACGCTCTTGAGTACTGCGATGTTGGCTGAACCGTTCAGGCTTTTCATTTGCTTATCAATGGCGTGGGCGGCACGATCCAGATCCTTTTTGGCCTGACCCAATGCGCCTTCCCAGTATATAGGCCAGGTAAGTTCGGTGCCAATGTAGCTATAGGCCACCGTTTTACAGCCTTCCGCCAGGACACCGGCTTCAGACAGGGCTTTCATCCAGAGTTCCCAGTCTTCACCACCCATTACCGTCACCGTTGCTGCCACTTCTTCTTCAGTCGCAGGCTCAACAGAGGCTTCAAACAGTTGATCTTTGTTGGTGTCGACGGCAGTTGCCTTATAAGGCTGTCCCATAGGCTTGAGTACGGAACGGATCACTTCACCACTGTCAGGCAGTTTACGGACGGGAGAAGCCAGGGAATAAACGACCAGATCAATCTGGCCCAGATCTTCTTTGATCAGTTCGATTGTTTTTGTTTTGGCTTCGTGACTGAATGCATCTCCGTTCAGGCTTTTGGCATAGAGACCTTCTTCATGGGCCAGCTTTTCGAAAGCGGCGGAATTGTGCCAGCCCGCTGTACCGGGTTTTTTTTCGGTTGCAGGCTTCTCGAAGAAAACACCGATGGTGGCTGCACCTGAACCAAATGCCGCAGTAATTCGAGAGGCAAGGCCATAACCACTGGAAGCACCAATGACCAGAACCCGCTTGGGACCTCCGGCGACTTCACCCTGAGCCTTGGTATAAGCGATCTGCTCTTTAACGTTCTGCTCACACCCGACAGGGTGGGTCGTTGTGCAGATAAATCCGCGAATCCTTGGCTTGATAATCATCTTTGGCTCCGGTTAACGATAAGAGACGGCGTTAAGAACACGGTTCGCTGTGTCATAACAGTCGAGTAAAGCTTATCCAAAACCGGCAGGGTGGAAAAGGCGCAGGCGGTATAGATCGGTCGGTATATTGATACGAAATGTATCAAGAGCTCTCAAGATAGAAAAGTTTGCCCCGAACACTGCGCTTAAAGTCGCTTGGCGTGAGCTGGAAGTGTTTCTGAAACAGTCGGCTGAAATAGTCAGGGTCTGTGTATCCGGCCTGGTAGGCTGCTTCCCTGATTGAAAGGTCGGTACTTTTCAGGAGATCCGAGGCCAGTGTCAATCTCATTCGCTGAATATATGCAGTGGGTGAGAAGCCCGTTGCTTCCTTGAATCTTCTGTGCAACGTTCTTCGTGTCAGGCCTGAAGCTGCTATCAGGTTTTCCATCTCGATATCTTCACAATAATGCTGCCTTATCCATTCCTGAAGCTGAATGATGACTTCATCGTTATGAGCAGTGGTGTGATCTTCGGCGAACAGTATCTGATCCATAGGACGACGAATTTCATGGGAGAACTGCTGCTCAACCTTGTGGGCAATTTGCTCTCCCATGCTCAGCTCAATAAGGTGAACCATAAGGTCGGCAACCGAGTTGACACTTCCGGCACAGAATATTCTGCCTGAGCGGGTAATCAGGTGGTGGGGTTTAAAATCAACCTTGGGATAGTGTCTTTTCAGTCGTTCAAGAAAATACCAGTGAGTCGCTGCAGGCTGGTGATTCAATAAACCTGTTTCGGCCATAAATGTGACCCCGGTCGCTGCCACGCAGAAGGTAGCGCCTTGCTGATGCTGATACCTTAGCCATTTCACCATTGCCCTGGACTGTCTGACCACGGGTAGGGGGTTCCGCCAGAGGCCAGGCACAATGACAAGATCTCCGGGACCTGTTTCAGAAAAGGTCACTTCCGGTGTCAGAGGTATGCCGCTCATACTGATGATCGGGTTAAGTTGCTCAGCACAGAAACAGACTTCGACGCCTGGATGCTGATGTCTCAGTCGACTGTAGGTGACTCCTGCCTGGATCATTTCAAGGGGTAAACTGATGCTGGTAGACAGCATATGATCCACAAGGGGAATCAGAACTCTGTTTAGTGAAAACGTTTTCTGTACCAATGCACCGGCCTGTGAATTCGATGGTGTGGCGTAATAATCAGGTATATTGGCGTAAATGTACAGATAAGTTGATGAATGTCCTATTAAACTACCGCTATATCTTTTATCTAAATGGAGTTGTTACCGTGAGCAGATTGCCGGTCATTGTCGCGCAGGGAGGCATTAGCCCGGCGGGACGAAGTTCAGGGTTTCATGGGTATAATCGCTTGATATTTGATCAATTGGGTGCTCAGCAACAGCAGGAAACATTGACTGCTATCGCACGACTCAGGGGCTTGGATAACGACACACCGGCAGACATCATTCTTTCAGGTACCTTAATCAGGCAGCTGGAAACCAACCTGTTTGATAATAACGCTCTCTATTATCACCAGCCCTTCAAAGCTGACAAGGGTTCAGAGTTGATTCTGCCCAAGAGCAGGCTGCCCAGGCCATTACCGGAAAACTGGCAGGTGGAAGAACTGAATGATGGTCGAAATGTCAGAGTTTGTTTTTCTGGTCTGCAAACCCTGATGTTGCCTTCAACAAGGTCAGGTTCGGTCAATGCTGCTGGTCAGTTACCCAGCGGTTTTGATCCTGCTGCGCTCTATCAGTCCAGACATCATCCCCGCTCACTGGCTATGACGGTTTATGGTGCGTCAGACGCCTTGCAATCCTCCGGTTTGGAGTGGCAGCACTTAAAAGAGAATTTGTCTCCCGAACAGATTGCTGTCTATTCAGGCAGTGCCATGAGCCAGCTCGACTACAACGGCTATGGCGGTATGCTGAAAGCCCGCTTGATGGGTAAGAGGGTCAGTTCCAAGCAATGTCCACTGGGTTTTGCTGAAATGTCTGCTGACTTTATCAATGCTTATATCCTGGGTTCACTGGGTAATACCGGCACCTCAATGGGAGCCTGTGCGACATTGCTTTATAACCTGCAGCTGGCAGTAAACGACATTCGTTCCGGCAAGCGCCGTTTGGTGATTGTTGGCAACAGTGAGGCACCGGTTGTTCCTGAAATCATGGATGGCTACAGCACCATGGGAGCGCTGGCTACGGACGATGCTTTGAGGAAGCTGGATGGTCTTGACGATGATACCAACCCCGATTGGCGAAATGCCTGTCGTCCTTTTGCAGAGAGTGCCGGTTTTACTATTGCAGAATCTTCTCAATACTTTGTCTTGATGGATGATGAACTGGCGCTGGAGTCCGGTGCTGAAATTCTGGGAGCAGTCGCTGATGTTTTCGTGAACGCAGACGGCTATAAAAAGTCCATTTCAGCACCTGGCGCCGGCAACTATCTGACCCTTGCCAGGGCTGCCGCTCTGGGCAGGGCGATTCTGGGAGAGGACGCTCTGCGACAGAGGAGTTTTGTTCAGGCTCATGGTACCGGCACCCCACAGAATAGGGTGACTGAATCTCGCATCCTCAATGAAACGGCTCGTCATTTTGGTATGAATAACTGGCCTGTCACAGCGGTTAAGAGCTATCTGGGTCACTCTATTGGTGCGGCTGCTGGTGATCAGCTCATGTCGACACTGGGTTTCTGGCATCAGGGCATTATTCCCGGAATCAGAACAATTCCCGGCATTGCTGAAGACGTTCATCATTCACACCTTGATATCAGTCTGAATCACAAAGAAATGGACCCATCAGAGATGGCCATGTCGCTGATCAATGCCAAGGGTTTTGGGGGCAACAACGCTACGGCAGTAATTCTGAGTCCTGATATAACCCGTGAGATGTTAAAAGCCAGGCACGGTGAGCAGGCACTATCATCCTGGCAGCAGTGTTATGAAACTACGGTCTGCCGTCAGGAAGAGTATGAGTCTGCACAACTGTCTGGTCAGGCGGAGCCTATTTATCTATTTGGTGAAGGGGTTCTTGGAGAAGACGATCTGGAGTTCACCGACCGATCCATTAAGGTACCCGGCTTCGGCCACCCGGTGAATCTCGAAGTAGACAATCCTTTCTGGTCTTTT
This window harbors:
- a CDS encoding CRISPR-associated endonuclease Cas3'' — its product is MMVTFVSQCEKNALKKTRRVLDAFADRIGDNTWQTIITQEGLNAVKKLLRKTATKSTAVSCHWIRSRSRSELVWVVGSKNRFSYNGRVPVNITEKEVPMDIPTSKPVKGVLYANTKLQRLDQHLFAVAYTAQMLCQKLFPENTALARAVFVAGAFHDMGKLDPCFQSWVVKPKNQKYIAEDGQHIDEARFSFEKHPRHNEISALLYMLLDHSDLKGINTQNKKSVRHSIYWHHAKPFRKEAGFETYGSIYKKLNRNLKGQAWVDIVEKAIPMLNVVSKIDQRYEKSNNDWFSRCYLADLNLERIHEIEDINVPSYKEYDDCELLSEYSGKIHFNATNNIVRSCVITADRWVSALTAQELDELINDKDIVEFVGDRLLKDDGLCMHIDDCLSRFSNSSRTQEQTKIASQLAQGSQVQVLSGAAGCGKTKIALEWANLRNTKKILWICPRVQVCQGLFLELSSNQYLPDASIEIYTGEFKFLNSYDHPTPEGAYLSGDIVITTIDQLFAGIISHTKADLFIEYLNTHTVFDEFHEYINMPAFNLLFAELLKSRSQQKYANTLLVSATPHYFYLDQILGIRQEDVVVMPSFNTSLYQFCFKNYDETQEGSSNPLYQPCISNTFVISNTATTAQKSFIVNQHQENAILLHSKFKKSDKQRLFDEVYDSFCNEGSHMYQVLRSGPIVQASLNISCDNMVTEITTAENTLQRLGRLDRFGVNDHDVNKLTLAIPDSLAAGKGTGAVARFLARNNNFASTKAWYEFLLNESNTISKPFVLTDIYELYQKFYQPDSAYTKALTSDLTASLMKSVTTIHSKVTEPMVFSIKKQQGRAKIAKSSLRGDSRFVQMAVCCVNQPGQPVILNQYAYDIGVNESEVIDNLTESLDKIRNDGLLDYLAQKHGRMDEASIIKGIPANKMTIRKNLLESYARDPEYPVYISYTPDELSLKLGGEAPHSEATYYAVCDKQPIGAIAFKQLLKKES
- the cas1f gene encoding type I-F CRISPR-associated endonuclease Cas1f; the encoded protein is MDVLTDLKAILHSKRANIYYLEKCRIMQKDGRVLYLTEAKNNNHYWNIPIANTTCLLLGNGTSITQAAVRMLASAGVLIGFCGGGGTPLLMANEVEWLTPQSEYRPTEYMQGWMQFWFDEQKRLQAAKQMQLARIQFMKTIWGKDRDLKNEGFLIDSIKPELETTESTINKVLTVNDLLQAEARLTKTLYKFAARQTGYGSFTRERSAEDQANTFLNHGNYLAYGLAATTLWVLGIPHGFAVMHGKTRRGALVFDIADLIKDTLVLPWSFVCAKEGATEQEFRQQCLQAFTDHKALDFMFDQVKAIALKDDWE
- the fabV gene encoding enoyl-ACP reductase FabV, encoding MIIKPRIRGFICTTTHPVGCEQNVKEQIAYTKAQGEVAGGPKRVLVIGASSGYGLASRITAAFGSGAATIGVFFEKPATEKKPGTAGWHNSAAFEKLAHEEGLYAKSLNGDAFSHEAKTKTIELIKEDLGQIDLVVYSLASPVRKLPDSGEVIRSVLKPMGQPYKATAVDTNKDQLFEASVEPATEEEVAATVTVMGGEDWELWMKALSEAGVLAEGCKTVAYSYIGTELTWPIYWEGALGQAKKDLDRAAHAIDKQMKSLNGSANIAVLKSVVTQASSAIPVMPLYISMVFKKMREEGVHEGCIEQISRMFRERLYRKDGEAPAVDDASRLRLDDWELRDDIQSHCQALWPTLTNENLSELTDYIEYKEEFLKLFGFGVEGVDYEADVNPLVPFDVIDI
- a CDS encoding GlxA family transcriptional regulator, which encodes MVQKTFSLNRVLIPLVDHMLSTSISLPLEMIQAGVTYSRLRHQHPGVEVCFCAEQLNPIISMSGIPLTPEVTFSETGPGDLVIVPGLWRNPLPVVRQSRAMVKWLRYQHQQGATFCVAATGVTFMAETGLLNHQPAATHWYFLERLKRHYPKVDFKPHHLITRSGRIFCAGSVNSVADLMVHLIELSMGEQIAHKVEQQFSHEIRRPMDQILFAEDHTTAHNDEVIIQLQEWIRQHYCEDIEMENLIAASGLTRRTLHRRFKEATGFSPTAYIQRMRLTLASDLLKSTDLSIREAAYQAGYTDPDYFSRLFQKHFQLTPSDFKRSVRGKLFYLESS
- a CDS encoding beta-ketoacyl synthase, encoding MSRLPVIVAQGGISPAGRSSGFHGYNRLIFDQLGAQQQQETLTAIARLRGLDNDTPADIILSGTLIRQLETNLFDNNALYYHQPFKADKGSELILPKSRLPRPLPENWQVEELNDGRNVRVCFSGLQTLMLPSTRSGSVNAAGQLPSGFDPAALYQSRHHPRSLAMTVYGASDALQSSGLEWQHLKENLSPEQIAVYSGSAMSQLDYNGYGGMLKARLMGKRVSSKQCPLGFAEMSADFINAYILGSLGNTGTSMGACATLLYNLQLAVNDIRSGKRRLVIVGNSEAPVVPEIMDGYSTMGALATDDALRKLDGLDDDTNPDWRNACRPFAESAGFTIAESSQYFVLMDDELALESGAEILGAVADVFVNADGYKKSISAPGAGNYLTLARAAALGRAILGEDALRQRSFVQAHGTGTPQNRVTESRILNETARHFGMNNWPVTAVKSYLGHSIGAAAGDQLMSTLGFWHQGIIPGIRTIPGIAEDVHHSHLDISLNHKEMDPSEMAMSLINAKGFGGNNATAVILSPDITREMLKARHGEQALSSWQQCYETTVCRQEEYESAQLSGQAEPIYLFGEGVLGEDDLEFTDRSIKVPGFGHPVNLEVDNPFWSF